A genome region from Hevea brasiliensis isolate MT/VB/25A 57/8 chromosome 9, ASM3005281v1, whole genome shotgun sequence includes the following:
- the LOC131183440 gene encoding early nodulin-like protein 6, with protein sequence MGSCNWKLFLFLILFCFSFLFSSVISTEFLVGGHNGSWVVPNSKKDDQIYNHWASKNRFKVNDTLHFKYKKKDSVMVVSEEDYKKCRSAHPFFFSNNGETLFILDRPGLFYFMSGVSGHCQKGQKMIIKVKAFKPESPPHNHDDDDDEPRKKNGAVQMAAITSAMILLLSFSSIYSLLN encoded by the exons ATGGGTTCATGCAATTGGAAACTCTTCTTGTTCTTGATCCTTTTctgtttttctttccttttctcttctgTGATATCCACTGAATTCCTTGTTGGTGGTCACAATGGCAGCTGGGTTGTTCCCAACTCAAAGAAAGATGATCAAATTTACAATCACTGGGCTTCCAAAAATAGGTTTAAAGTTAATGACACTCTTC ATTTCAAGTACAAGAAGAAAGACTCAGTTATGGTAGTGAGTGAAGAAGACTACAAGAAATGCAGATCAGCTCATCCATTCTTCTTCTCCAACAATGGTGAAACCCTGTTTATATTGGATCGACCAGGTTTGTTCTATTTCATGAGTGGGGTTAGCGGACACTGCCAGAAAGGGCAGAAGATGATCATCAAAGTCAAAGCCTTCAAACCAGAAAGCCCACCTCATAatcatgatgatgatgatgatgaacctaGAAAAAAAAATGGTGCTGTTCAAATGGCTGCCATTACATCGGCCATGATCCTGCTTCTTAGCTTCTCTTCAATTTATTCCttgcttaattaa
- the LOC110660863 gene encoding kinesin-like protein KIN-8A isoform X1, whose amino-acid sequence MPVSTRSQINNQEQSGPNNEQKTIPSSEQEEIHVSVPLRNPHHGLKEKMRALTLLYEQQKKASSALRNISLKPEEKRFSTHPSVDLLSSCKKKERNFKETKDSEQENVIRENTMPTLPDAKLNSTVTRTFVLPQPPVEDAKENLGIGPDRVIGFSSCARKANVSTTVARKLSIGISVPQTEPKGFPGKENMREVEKLEADSEKKEASGSRILVFVRLRPMFKKEREAGLRCCVKIVNRKDVYLTEFANENDYLRLKRLCGRHFTFDASFSDSTSQQDVYSTTTAELVEAVLQGRNGSVFCYGATGAGKTYTMLGTVGNPGVMVLAIKDLFTKIRQRSCDGNHVVHLSYLEVYNETVRDLLSPGRPLVLREDKQGIIAAGLTQYRAYSTDEVMALLQRGNHNRTTEPTRANETSSRSHAILQVVVEHKVKDASMNVVNRVGKLSLIDLAGSERALATDHRTLRSLEGANINRSLLALSSCINALVEGKKHIPYRNSKLTQLLKDSLGGACNTVMIANISPNNLSFGETQNTLHWADRAKKIRTKAYEANVETLQVPESETDLAKLLLEVQKENRELRVQFARQQQKLLTLQAQSLAANASPTPSSISSFLTPSAQPIEKRKSRPSFLARNCFTPESREKGEDETVRELQRTVKALEAEIERMKKDHALQIKQKDERIRELSRKNDKSSGGVSKEEAKRVVTRVNLRPKESNIGELKSPSHRFKSPVPSAKKRSFWDITTANSPSVATLNGRKIRSHIIAEPAAAPSMLLKLAYPCFWFVFLFGPHIVNYIIQPGFSRQRPDPLK is encoded by the exons ATGCCAGTGTCAACCAGGTCTCAAATCAACAACCAAGAGCAAAGTGGCCCAAACAATGAACAAAAAACAATACCTAGCTCAGAACAGGAAGAGATCCATGTGAGCGTTCCATTGAGAAACCCCCACCATGGCTTGAAAGAGAAGATGAGAGCTTTGACTCTCTTATATGAGCAGCAAAAGAAAGCTTCTTCAGCTCTTAGGAACATCTCCCTTAAACCAGAAGAGAAGCGCTTCTCCACCCATCCAAGCGTGGATCTCCTCAGTTCTTGCAAGAAAAAAGAGAGGAATTTTAAAGAAACAAAAGATTCGGAGCAAGAAAATGTAATAAGAGAGAATACAATGCCTACATTACCTGATGCGAAGCTTAATTCTACAGTCACAAGAACCTTTGTGTTGCCACAACCACCTGTGGAAGATGCTAAGGAGAATCTTGGAATAGGTCCTGATCGTGTTATTGGGTTCTCTTCGTGTGCAAGAAAGGCTAACGTTTCGACAACGGTCGCGAGGAAGCTTTCGATTGGAATTTCAGTGCCACAAACAGAACCAAAGGGGTTTCCTGGGAAAGAAAATATGAGAGAAGTGGAAAAATTAGAGGCTGATTCAGAGAAAAAAGAGGCTAGTGGAAGCCGCATTTTAGTGTTTGTTAGGCTTAGGCCTATGTTCAAGAAGGAAAGAGAGGCAGGTTTGCGCTGCTGTGTGAAGATTGTGAATAGGAAAGATGTGTATTTGACTGAGTTTGCTAATGAGAATGATTATCTTAGGCTAAAGAGGCTTTGTGGACGCCATTTCACCTTTGATGCTTCGTTTTCAGATTCAACTTCTCAACAGGATGTTTATTCTACAAC GACAGCAGAGCTTGTGGAAGCAGTGTTGCAAGGAAGGAATGGATCAGTATTTTGCTATGGTGCCACAGGTGCAGGGAAAACATATACAATGCTTGGGACAGTGGGGAATCCTGGAGTGATGGTTTTGGCAATTAAGGATCTTTTCACCAAGATTAGACAGAGGAGCTGTGATGGAAACCATGTTGTTCATCTTTCATATCTTGAGGTTTATAATGAAACTGTTAGAGATTTGCTCTCTCCAGGAAGGCCTCTAGTGCTTAGAGAAGATAAACAG GGAATTATAGCAGCTGGCCTCACTCAGTACAGAGCTTATTCTACGGATGAA GTAATGGCATTGCTTCAAAGAGGAAACCATAATCGAACAACCGAACCGACTCGTGCCAATGAAACCTCTTCAAGATCACACGCTATTCTGCAG GTTGTTGTTGAACACAAAGTTAAGGATGCTTCCATGAATGTTGTCAATAGAGTAGGGAAGCTCTCACTCATTGATCTTGCAGGGTCTGAGAGAGCACTAGCAACTGATCACAGAACTCTTAGATCACTTGAGGGTGCCAATATAAATCGGTCACTCCTTGCACTGAGCAGCTGTATTAATGCCCTTGTTGAGGGTAAGAAACACATACCATATAGAAACTCAAAGCTCACTCAACTTCTCAAGGACTCATTAGGAGGAGCTTGCAACACTGTAATGATTGCAAATATCAGTCCCAACAATCTCTCATTTGGTGAAACTCAAAATACACTGCATTGGGCTGATCGAGCCAAGAAGATAAGAACCAAG GCATATGAGGCAAATGTGGAAACATTACAAGTACCAGAATCTGAAACTGATCTGGCCAAATTATTGCTTGAAGTGCAAAAAGAAAACCGTGAATTGAGAGTGCAATTTGCTCGCCAGCAACAAAAGCTACTAACCCTCCAAGCACAATCCTTGGCTGCAAATGCCTCTCCAACCCCTTCATCAATTTCCTCTTTCTTGACTCCTAGTGCCCAACCAATTGAAAAAAGAAAATCTAGGCCATCCTTTCTAGCTAGGAACTGTTTCACACCTGAATCCAGGGAAAAAGGAGAAGATGAAACAGTTAGGGAGCTTCAGAGGACTGTGAAGGCATTAGAGGCAGAGATTGAGAGAATGAAGAAAGATCATGCTTTACAGATAAAACAGAAGGATGAACGTATTCGTGAGCTTTCTCGAAAGAATGACAAATCATCAGGAGGAGTTTCAAAGGAAGAAGCAAAGAGGGTGGTTACCAGGGTGAACTTGAGACCAAAGGAATCAAACATTGGTGAATTGAAGAGTCCAAGTCACCGCTTCAAGTCACCAGTTCCATCTGCAAAGAAACGAAGCTTTTGGGACATAACAACAGCTAATAGCCCATCTGTGGCTACACTAAATGGAAGAAAAATAAGAAGTCATATAATTGCAGAACCTGCTGCAGCTCCTTCCATGCTTCTTAAG CTTGCATATCCATGTTTCTGGTTTGTGTTCTTATTTGGACCACACATCGTCAATTACATCATTCAGCCAGGTTTTTCTCGTCAAAGACCTGACCCTTTGAAATAG
- the LOC110660863 gene encoding kinesin-like protein KIN-8A isoform X2 codes for MPVSTRSQINNQEQSGPNNEQKTIPSSEQEEIHVSVPLRNPHHGLKEKMRALTLLYEQQKKASSALRNISLKPEEKRFSTHPSVDLLSSCKKKERNFKETKDSEQENVIRENTMPTLPDAKLNSTVTRTFVLPQPPVEDAKENLGIGPDRVIGFSSCARKANVSTTVARKLSIGISVPQTEPKGFPGKENMREVEKLEADSEKKEASGSRILVFVRLRPMFKKEREAGLRCCVKIVNRKDVYLTEFANENDYLRLKRLCGRHFTFDASFSDSTSQQDVYSTTTAELVEAVLQGRNGSVFCYGATGAGKTYTMLGTVGNPGVMVLAIKDLFTKIRQRSCDGNHVVHLSYLEVYNETVRDLLSPGRPLVLREDKQGIIAAGLTQYRAYSTDEVMALLQRGNHNRTTEPTRANETSSRSHAILQVVVEHKVKDASMNVVNRVGKLSLIDLAGSERALATDHRTLRSLEGANINRSLLALSSCINALVEGKKHIPYRNSKLTQLLKDSLGGACNTVMIANISPNNLSFGETQNTLHWADRAKKIRTKAYEANVETLQVPESETDLAKLLLEVQKENRELRVQFARQQQKLLTLQAQSLAANASPTPSSISSFLTPSAQPIEKRKSRPSFLARNCFTPESREKGEDETVRELQRTVKALEAEIERMKKDHALQIKQKDERIRELSRKNDKSSGGVSKEEAKRVVTRVNLRPKESNIGELKSPSHRFKSPVPSAKKRSFWDITTANSPSVATLNGRKIRSHIIAEPAAAPSMLLKPGFSRQRPDPLK; via the exons ATGCCAGTGTCAACCAGGTCTCAAATCAACAACCAAGAGCAAAGTGGCCCAAACAATGAACAAAAAACAATACCTAGCTCAGAACAGGAAGAGATCCATGTGAGCGTTCCATTGAGAAACCCCCACCATGGCTTGAAAGAGAAGATGAGAGCTTTGACTCTCTTATATGAGCAGCAAAAGAAAGCTTCTTCAGCTCTTAGGAACATCTCCCTTAAACCAGAAGAGAAGCGCTTCTCCACCCATCCAAGCGTGGATCTCCTCAGTTCTTGCAAGAAAAAAGAGAGGAATTTTAAAGAAACAAAAGATTCGGAGCAAGAAAATGTAATAAGAGAGAATACAATGCCTACATTACCTGATGCGAAGCTTAATTCTACAGTCACAAGAACCTTTGTGTTGCCACAACCACCTGTGGAAGATGCTAAGGAGAATCTTGGAATAGGTCCTGATCGTGTTATTGGGTTCTCTTCGTGTGCAAGAAAGGCTAACGTTTCGACAACGGTCGCGAGGAAGCTTTCGATTGGAATTTCAGTGCCACAAACAGAACCAAAGGGGTTTCCTGGGAAAGAAAATATGAGAGAAGTGGAAAAATTAGAGGCTGATTCAGAGAAAAAAGAGGCTAGTGGAAGCCGCATTTTAGTGTTTGTTAGGCTTAGGCCTATGTTCAAGAAGGAAAGAGAGGCAGGTTTGCGCTGCTGTGTGAAGATTGTGAATAGGAAAGATGTGTATTTGACTGAGTTTGCTAATGAGAATGATTATCTTAGGCTAAAGAGGCTTTGTGGACGCCATTTCACCTTTGATGCTTCGTTTTCAGATTCAACTTCTCAACAGGATGTTTATTCTACAAC GACAGCAGAGCTTGTGGAAGCAGTGTTGCAAGGAAGGAATGGATCAGTATTTTGCTATGGTGCCACAGGTGCAGGGAAAACATATACAATGCTTGGGACAGTGGGGAATCCTGGAGTGATGGTTTTGGCAATTAAGGATCTTTTCACCAAGATTAGACAGAGGAGCTGTGATGGAAACCATGTTGTTCATCTTTCATATCTTGAGGTTTATAATGAAACTGTTAGAGATTTGCTCTCTCCAGGAAGGCCTCTAGTGCTTAGAGAAGATAAACAG GGAATTATAGCAGCTGGCCTCACTCAGTACAGAGCTTATTCTACGGATGAA GTAATGGCATTGCTTCAAAGAGGAAACCATAATCGAACAACCGAACCGACTCGTGCCAATGAAACCTCTTCAAGATCACACGCTATTCTGCAG GTTGTTGTTGAACACAAAGTTAAGGATGCTTCCATGAATGTTGTCAATAGAGTAGGGAAGCTCTCACTCATTGATCTTGCAGGGTCTGAGAGAGCACTAGCAACTGATCACAGAACTCTTAGATCACTTGAGGGTGCCAATATAAATCGGTCACTCCTTGCACTGAGCAGCTGTATTAATGCCCTTGTTGAGGGTAAGAAACACATACCATATAGAAACTCAAAGCTCACTCAACTTCTCAAGGACTCATTAGGAGGAGCTTGCAACACTGTAATGATTGCAAATATCAGTCCCAACAATCTCTCATTTGGTGAAACTCAAAATACACTGCATTGGGCTGATCGAGCCAAGAAGATAAGAACCAAG GCATATGAGGCAAATGTGGAAACATTACAAGTACCAGAATCTGAAACTGATCTGGCCAAATTATTGCTTGAAGTGCAAAAAGAAAACCGTGAATTGAGAGTGCAATTTGCTCGCCAGCAACAAAAGCTACTAACCCTCCAAGCACAATCCTTGGCTGCAAATGCCTCTCCAACCCCTTCATCAATTTCCTCTTTCTTGACTCCTAGTGCCCAACCAATTGAAAAAAGAAAATCTAGGCCATCCTTTCTAGCTAGGAACTGTTTCACACCTGAATCCAGGGAAAAAGGAGAAGATGAAACAGTTAGGGAGCTTCAGAGGACTGTGAAGGCATTAGAGGCAGAGATTGAGAGAATGAAGAAAGATCATGCTTTACAGATAAAACAGAAGGATGAACGTATTCGTGAGCTTTCTCGAAAGAATGACAAATCATCAGGAGGAGTTTCAAAGGAAGAAGCAAAGAGGGTGGTTACCAGGGTGAACTTGAGACCAAAGGAATCAAACATTGGTGAATTGAAGAGTCCAAGTCACCGCTTCAAGTCACCAGTTCCATCTGCAAAGAAACGAAGCTTTTGGGACATAACAACAGCTAATAGCCCATCTGTGGCTACACTAAATGGAAGAAAAATAAGAAGTCATATAATTGCAGAACCTGCTGCAGCTCCTTCCATGCTTCTTAAG CCAGGTTTTTCTCGTCAAAGACCTGACCCTTTGAAATAG
- the LOC110660860 gene encoding protein MIZU-KUSSEI 1, with product MARASQDDSSSKRHFHWTKKIGTENDEVPTFKSSSNSIKEDKKENARSHAALLTPKKKLPAVAVARLRSVLSAFGKNRSNLPLGLGPRVVGTLFGYRRGHVHFAFQRDPNSTPAFLIELATPISVLVREMASGLVRIALECDKEKEEEKNKAVRLLEEPIWRTYCNGKKCGFATRRECGPKEWKVLKAVEPISMGAGVLPGIAGDPGADGELMYMRAKFERIVGSRDSEAFYMMNPDSNGAPELSIYLLRV from the coding sequence ATGGCTAGAGCTTCTCAAGACGATTCCTCCTCCAAGAGGCACTTTCACTGGACTAAAAAGATTGGAACTGAAAATGATGAAGTTCCAACCTTTAAGTCCTCCTCAAACTCCATTAAGGAAGACAAAAAGGAAAATGCCAGGAGCCATGCTGCTTTGCTAACTCCAAAGAAGAAGCTGCCAGCAGTAGCAGTTGCTAGGCTTCGCTCTGTTCTTTCAGCCTTTGGTAAGAATCGATCTAATCTGCCACTGGGGCTTGGACCCCGGGTGGTTGGTACCCTTTTTGGCTACCGCCGTGGGCATGTTCATTTTGCATTTCAAAGGGATCCCAATTCGACTCCAGCTTTTCTTATAGAACTTGCTACACCAATTAGTGTATTGGTTCGAGAAATGGCATCTGGGTTAGTGAGAATTGCATTGGAGTGTGACAAGGAGAAAGAAGAGGAAAAGAATAAAGCAGTGAGATTGCTGGAAGAGCCTATATGGAGGACTTACTGTAATGGCAAGAAATGTGGTTTTGCAACAAGGAGGGAATGTGGGCCTAAAGAATGGAAGGTGTTGAAAGCTGTGGAGCCAATTTCAATGGGAGCTGGTGTTTTGCCAGGGATTGCAGGTGACCCTGGAGCTGATGGTGAACTCATGTACATGAGGGCCaagtttgaaagaattgttggGTCTAGAGATTCTGAGGCTTTCTACATGATGAATCCTGACAGCAATGGAGCTCCAGAGCTCAGTATCTATTTGCTTAGAGTCTAA